The Oncorhynchus tshawytscha isolate Ot180627B linkage group LG30, Otsh_v2.0, whole genome shotgun sequence genome includes a region encoding these proteins:
- the LOC112228568 gene encoding cytospin-B isoform X2, whose amino-acid sequence MLKGGSAKVGLPKPGLQERARQVSLALSTTTSTTATGIKTSRSSNTLATDLRLSRLKRASSDDTLAKPALGAVATGSRMKKTVTTGAISDLADARPRSLSGVQSGSKKSGIPAPREIPSTMTRDRVSLRDQLRTSTNKKMVPSTSTSSLATLATKHQRGSTTIKPRIDAEGSERGFLECQIKELLAEAKAKEFEISKLRMELQRCRGKASSSSPHNTPSTLPEGAPEQGLGPSQQATDAQALVGELREKNGKFQRELAALREENQVLKEKLFSLESSPASPLSNNTTTTTSPSKHSINGLSLDNNTTPPAKTAIPSPLKTSVSSSSDITKGSPSPDSSEFEKIPSRSDSVSSSDGGCGGVGVVGVGKGQGHDPSVERLMEQIQKMEESQHSTAEELQATLQELADQQQVVQELTAENERLAQEKGLLQTSLQQQRERVELLAQKNEALVGRLQEAAQAQSGDEDRAAELEQRYTDLVQSSRFEREKLVDIQQQLTGSLRALEQEHQEAQGQVRSLREERDGLQCRVEREEEAGGEMTRAAEEHKAAADALRVKNGRLKAQVDIERQKVGELKAMQSAGDSTELQRLLKVAHAERDRLEGEVTGLQQELLQAQTNTEHAQGLLSKVEAECQQVAERAGSREEELSGRVSALENGGRQADGQIKDLKETIFELEDQVEQQRAVHLHTNQTILDLENQLKKLEEQKAEVERQLKILSKQMKDETEEWRRFQADLQTAVVVANDIKVEAQQEIRSLRRRLQEEQGRSAKLSSDLEQLQGVRLLRGDSESLSESDGSPHWCGISMTQTTQTPPTSLSINTNSNAASLPSEPGATVKSLIKSFDTAVQNGHGPGHTVQIHSSPRSLLSGIPVRTAPAAAVCPIQRQSSIKPLSKSLEKRINHGDFSHPDKYGGSGDELKPSSLMRKSPSLESVIKSPATLSSCSHYMSYNRNNSKLSVERKDPLAALAREYGGSKRNALLKWCQMKTEGYPDGNNEEKNGLAGSLSLGWTEHRLSWDTLTRSAPLGHPALSEKQHPCIAWREREGARG is encoded by the exons GTGTTCAATCAGGATCTAAGAAGTCTGGAATCCCTGCCCCCAGGGAGATCCCCTCCACCATGACCAGAGACCGCGTGTCGCTGAGGGACCAGTTGAGGACCTCCACGAACAAGAAGATGGTCCCCAGCACCAGCACCTCCAGCCTGGCCACCCTAGCAACCAAGCACCAGCGCGGCTCCACCACCATAAAGCCCAGGATAGACGCTGAGGGCTCGGAGAGAGGCTTCCTGGAGTGCCAGATAAAGGAGCTGCTGGCTGAAGCCAAGGCGAAGGAGTTTGAGATCAGCAAGCTGAGGATGGAGCTGCAGCGCTGCCGGGGGAAAGCCTCGTCGTCCTCGCCTCACAACACCCCCTCCACTCTACCTGAGGGTGCCCCCGAGCAGGGCCTAGGCCCATCCCAGCAGGCTACAGACGCCCAGGCCCTGGTTGGAGAGCTGAGGGAGAAGAACGGGAAGTTCCAGAGGGAGCTGGCGGCTCTGAGGGAGGAGAACCAGGTCCTGAAGGAGAAGCTTTTCTCCCTGGAGTCCTCGCCTGCCTCTCCTCTATCcaacaacactaccaccaccaccagcccctcCAAGCACTCCATCAATGGCCTCTCTTTAGACAACAACACCACTCCCCCAGCCAAGACAGCCATACCCAGCCCACTCAAAACCTCAGTCTCCTCCAGCAGTGACATCACCAAAGGCTCGCCCTCGCCAGACTCCTCAGAGTTTGAGAAGATCCCGTCGCGGTCTGACTCAGTGAGCAGCAGCGATGGGGgctgtggtggtgtaggggttgTAGGTGTGGGGAAGGGTCAGGGTCACGACCCCTCAGTGGAGAGGCTGATGGAGCAGAtccagaagatggaggagagtcAGCACAGCACGGCAGAGGAGCTCCAGGCCACACTACAGGAGCTGGCCGATCAGCAGCAGGTGGTCCAGGAGCTGACGGCTGAGAACGAGCGCTTGGCCCAGGAGAAGGGCCTCCTACAGACGTCGCTgcagcagcagagggagagggtggagctgCTGGCCCAGAAGAACGAGGCCCTGGTCGGGAGGCTGCAGGAGGCAGCCCAGGCCCAGAGCGGGGACGAGGACCGGGCAGCCGAGCTGGAGCAGCGCTACACTGACCTGGTGCAGAGCTCTCGCTTCGAGAGGGAAAAGCTGGTGGACATCCAGCAGCAGCTGACAGGGAGCTTGAGGGCCCTGGAGCAGGAGCACCAAGAGGCCCAGGGGCAGGTGAGGTCcctcagagaagagagggacggcctccagtgccgggtggagagggaggaggaggccgGGGGTGAGATGACACGGGCGGCTGAGGAACACAAGGCGGCAGCGGACGCCCTGAGGGTGAAGAACGGACGGCTCAAAGCCCAGGTGGACATAGAGAGGCAGAAGGTTGGGGAACTGAAGGCCATGCAGAGTGCTGGGGACAGCACAGAGCTGCAGAGGCTGCTGAAGGTGGCCCAcgctgagagagacagactggaggGGGAGGTAACAGGGCTACAGCAGGAGCTGCTACAGGCCCAGACCAACACTGAACACGCCCAGGGACTGCTGTCCAAG GTGGAGGCTGAGTGCCAGCAGGTGGCAGAGCGAGCCGGGAGCCGGGAGGAGGAGCTGAGTGGCCGGGTTAGTGCCCTAGAGAATGGGGGTCGGCAGGCCGACGGCCAGATCAAGGACCTGAAGGAGACCATTTTTGAGCTGGAGGACCAGGTGGAGCAGCAGAGGGCTGTCCACCTCCACACCAACCAGACCATCCTGGACCTAGAGA ACCAACTCAAGAAGCTGGAGGAGCAGAAGGCTGAAGTGGAGAGGCAGCTGAAGATCTTGAGTAAGCAGATGAAG gaTGAGACGGAGGAGTGGCGACGGTTCCAGGCAGACCTCCAGACAGCCGTAGTGGTGGCCAACGATATCAAGGTGGAGGCCCAGCAGGAGATCCGCTCTTTGAGGAGGAGGTTACAGGAGGAGCAGGGTCGCAGCGCAAAGCTCTCCTCAGACCTGGAGCAGCTGCAGGGAGTCAG GTTGTTGCGTGGCGACTCTGAGAGTTTGTCGGAATCAGACGGCAGTCCTCACTGGTGTGGCATCTCTATGACCCAGACCACCCAGACACCGCCCACCTCCTTATCAATCAACACCAACAGCAATGCTGCCTCCTTACCCTCGGAGCCCGGAGCCACCGTCAAATCCCTCATCAAGTCCTTTGACACAGCAGTACAGA ATGGACATGGGCCTGGACACACGGTACAGATACACTCCTCACCTAGAAGCCTTCTAAGTGGGATCCCCGTCCGCACAGCACCTGCAGCTGCAGTCTGCCCCATTCAG AGGCAATCGTCTATCAAACCACTCTCAAAGTCACTGGAGAAAAGGATCAACCATGGAGATTTCTCTCATCCAG ATAAGTACGGGGGCTCTGGGGATGAGCTGAAGCCCAGCAGCCTTATGAGGAAGAGTCCTTCCCTGGAGTCGGTCATCAAGTCCCCAGCAACCCTCAGCAGCTGCAGCCACTACATGAGCTACAACAGGAACAACAGCAAGCTCAG TGTGGAAAGAAAGGACCCCTTGGCTGCACTGGCGCGGGAGTACGGGGGTTCTAAGAGGAACGCGCTACTGAAGTGGTGCCAGATGAAAACAGAAGGCTATCCG GATGGGAACAATGAGGAGAAGAATGGCCTGGCTGGGAGTCTCAGTCTGGGCTGGACAGAACATAGGCTCAGCTGGGACACACTGACGAGATCGGCCCCCCTCGGTCATCCGGCCCTCTCTGAGAAACAACACCCCTGCATTGcctggagggaaagggagggggcaAGGGGGTGA